One genomic region from Reichenbachiella ulvae encodes:
- a CDS encoding type I polyketide synthase, whose amino-acid sequence MHKEEIAIVGIGCQTPGQIHGPESFYSQLMNGVDGITDIPKDRWNHEEYYDPNPNKAGKIKTKKGGFLDRVDLFDNEFFKIFPKEAERIDPQQRLLLQTTFESIEDSGDTLSKVRGSNMAVFMSVFTNDYWDMQIEQDSKYAISPHVAMGASRTAISNRISYFYDLKGPSVSVDTACSGALVAVHLACQSIWDQSATSAMAGGVNVIINPESTMMMSKGNFLSPDGYCKSFDERANGYVRGEGVGVVYLKPLSQALKDKNKIYGLIKATACNSDGNTVEGFTVPSETSQTAMLTKAYQMAGVDVDKLQYIEAHGTGTPVGDPIETKSFSNVFGGRSADSPLMIGSVKTNIGHLEGAAGVAGLIKLALSMKNKKIPGNLHFQKVNPKIDLEGWKLKVVSENTEWPEQKDGSPRIGGVNSFGAGGTNAHLVLQEYVAKEEAPSKTPEENMYLFKTSAMSLPALKNLLLEYKQFIAEDKYSLRDICYNAGVRRSDLKHRIAIAFHDKADILDKIDAYLAGNVLSGVTVAEVDVAAKKLGFVFTGQGPQWYAMGQELIANEPLFKSTIQTIEGYFKEIAGWSLLEEMNKDEENSNINDTRIAQPAIMAIQIALVELWKKHGVTPEGVVGHSIGEVAAAYTSGALTLEQAVSVIFHRSRGQHAATGKGKMLAVGLKLAEAEKLIEKVNNVVSIGAVNGPEMCVLSGDEAPLVNISEQLTEKDIFNKFLRVTVPFHSHHMEPLKDELIDSLKSLVPSKAKIDLYSTVTGKQEDGSHLVSEYWYDNVREPVYFASALEQMVEDGYDFFIEIGPHPALSSGAEQVFEMKNSSAVIFPSIKRKENEKLRFLQTLGSLYTHGIELDWDAIYPTSNLIYDLPNYTWDLKSFWHEPAKHRARRLNKKLHPLIKEYKESGLGENDFSFEVMLDRRTDPYIDDHRVNDAIIFPGTGHLEIATSAAMIAFEQEFGFLEDINFDNALFLPEEGEPAEVKIEVFSEEGRYCILTKDTQKEDAQWIKNSNGKMNMLGDQFISKHVKLNEIKHRVNDRLPVQPMYLELKKCGLQYGPAFKLIKNLWVVGPEILAKVDLHESLEYGVEDYNLHPAVLDACLQSMFAAKMSDDDEERGIYLPTHIDRYKFHAKPKSKSVYSYIQVEEASSEFLRGDFWIMDEDGSLVAEIQGIDFKYIEGSRKQEEDVSYSGCFEFEWDEIKPSEFKPSHNTILVIREEDFVIKSLNKKLVDNNTTLIHSMITDYSDREMVRAELKKVKEMNPTLNRAIITLPLTEKQGDLKNNAVNLSWKILNIFNAIIQEELQFSIWIVNQNAENVLESDPQINLAQAPTYGLSRVMFNEYPMVTCKVADLSDIENEKETANLANIISSPSNGGTESDLAFRGKRIFSKRLQAVSKEKVQEESSLELAASGSYYQTVLREQGMIDSIAFRQTVAQPLSDSEIEIDIKAAGINRRDLWNIQGSLSEESLAGGLAGSQIGLECSGVVSRIGSKVSHVKPGDDVLAYAANSFAGKTISQSHCVVKKPNTLSHEAAATIPVAYLTAYYCMVQLGQIESGERILIHQATEDAGLAAISLAKWKKVEIYATADTDDQRKLLTEMGISYVYDSQSATFYDEVMKDSNGEGVDLVLNTLSGKAIVQSIKCLRAFGRFIELGKKDIYQDISLHLKRFGNNLSYSAVDLDRLMAQKPQKAAIMFREVMELIENKSIQPLTQQVFSINDLSEALQSLSKEESIGKTVVSMEGETVHALPLEQIQFAPDKSYIITGGASGFGIEIAKWMAEKGAKHLALVSRSGPKNDYDYSWINKMKQSGVDIMIENLDLSQIEQVKKMTQRVHEHAPIGGVIHGAAVLQDATISRMDKALFEKVFVPKAMGAWNLHQTTEDLDLDYFLCFSSVSSVVGVPGQSNYSSANNFLDKLVDYRKQKGLHAQSINLGVLGQYAGMTKDGNGAVLNVLDSQGWIPLTLKQILSKLEKLMLEGDRIRMATNVDWLRFRDFFQHLRKDGKFAHLLTDEVLKVGASKSNGEGLRETIIAAEDQAPALLIEHLKGSLARILGTTADKLNEGKSISAIGLDSLMMNQLRNWILQKLEINYPLMRLSKGPSIVEIADHLLENLKSSANESVEQVLEDESGITSEEDIEVINEWFVHKKREASETEGKIKLFMFHSMGAGASMFDHFLYNVPDGTDVYAVQMPGRENRKHEDLYTDFTLLLDDLENEILPLLDERFAFFGHSFGGMVAFELSRRLRRKYGKTPLHFFCSGTMAPQMTITWKNRDVLKQSAISSNSEQKLLGLMSYIDDVNYVKKILPILRLDMALLTSYEFQEEDRFDFPITVFSAIEDEVTLPEEMRPWEDLTNAKFKQELVHGDHWFVSRNKDFIREKISDDLRTALTIDEEVLMQK is encoded by the coding sequence ATGCATAAAGAAGAAATTGCAATTGTAGGCATAGGATGCCAAACACCTGGACAGATCCATGGACCAGAATCATTCTACTCACAACTCATGAATGGAGTTGATGGAATCACGGATATCCCCAAGGACCGCTGGAATCACGAAGAATACTATGACCCCAACCCCAACAAAGCAGGAAAAATCAAAACGAAAAAAGGCGGTTTTTTGGATCGAGTGGACCTTTTCGACAATGAATTCTTTAAAATTTTCCCAAAAGAAGCAGAAAGAATAGATCCACAACAACGACTCTTACTGCAAACAACATTTGAATCCATCGAAGATTCAGGAGATACCCTCTCAAAAGTACGCGGCTCTAACATGGCAGTCTTCATGAGTGTATTCACCAATGACTACTGGGACATGCAAATCGAGCAGGACAGCAAATATGCCATCAGTCCTCATGTCGCCATGGGAGCCTCCCGAACCGCTATAAGCAATAGAATATCCTACTTCTATGATTTGAAAGGACCGAGCGTATCAGTCGATACTGCTTGTTCAGGTGCTTTGGTCGCTGTACACCTCGCCTGCCAGAGCATCTGGGATCAATCGGCTACTAGTGCCATGGCCGGAGGAGTCAATGTAATCATCAATCCAGAATCTACCATGATGATGTCCAAAGGAAACTTTTTGAGTCCTGATGGATATTGCAAATCCTTTGACGAACGAGCCAATGGATACGTGAGAGGAGAAGGTGTAGGAGTCGTATACCTGAAACCCCTTTCACAAGCCCTCAAGGACAAAAACAAAATCTACGGCTTGATCAAAGCGACGGCCTGCAACTCGGATGGAAATACGGTAGAGGGATTTACCGTACCAAGTGAAACTTCTCAAACAGCCATGCTGACCAAAGCCTATCAGATGGCGGGCGTTGATGTGGACAAACTGCAGTACATCGAGGCACATGGTACTGGTACTCCGGTAGGTGACCCTATCGAGACCAAATCATTCTCCAATGTCTTTGGAGGTAGATCAGCAGATAGCCCTTTGATGATCGGATCAGTCAAAACTAATATTGGACACCTCGAAGGTGCAGCAGGTGTGGCTGGTTTAATCAAGCTGGCCCTTTCGATGAAAAACAAGAAAATCCCGGGCAACCTCCACTTCCAGAAAGTCAATCCTAAGATTGATTTGGAGGGTTGGAAACTCAAAGTAGTGAGCGAAAACACGGAATGGCCTGAGCAAAAAGATGGTAGCCCCAGAATCGGTGGAGTCAACTCCTTCGGTGCTGGCGGAACCAATGCTCACCTCGTGCTACAAGAATATGTAGCAAAAGAGGAAGCGCCTTCTAAAACACCAGAAGAGAATATGTATCTCTTCAAAACCAGCGCCATGTCCCTCCCAGCCCTCAAGAATCTGCTATTGGAATACAAGCAGTTCATTGCCGAGGACAAATACTCCTTGAGAGACATTTGCTACAACGCAGGGGTCAGAAGATCTGATTTGAAACACCGAATCGCGATCGCCTTCCATGACAAAGCCGACATTCTGGACAAAATAGATGCCTATCTAGCGGGTAATGTATTGTCAGGCGTGACAGTTGCAGAGGTAGACGTAGCGGCCAAAAAACTGGGTTTTGTATTTACAGGTCAGGGCCCTCAATGGTACGCCATGGGACAAGAGCTAATCGCGAACGAACCCCTGTTCAAATCTACGATTCAGACCATCGAAGGCTACTTCAAAGAAATAGCCGGTTGGTCACTACTCGAGGAGATGAACAAGGATGAGGAGAACTCCAATATCAATGACACCCGAATCGCACAGCCAGCCATTATGGCCATTCAAATCGCTCTGGTTGAGCTCTGGAAAAAGCATGGCGTCACGCCAGAAGGTGTCGTCGGGCATTCGATAGGTGAGGTCGCAGCAGCATATACTTCGGGTGCACTCACCCTTGAGCAAGCTGTATCTGTTATCTTTCACAGAAGTCGCGGACAGCACGCTGCTACTGGAAAAGGCAAAATGCTGGCAGTAGGCTTGAAGCTAGCGGAGGCAGAAAAACTAATCGAAAAGGTAAATAACGTTGTTTCCATAGGTGCGGTCAACGGACCTGAAATGTGTGTACTCTCTGGAGATGAAGCGCCTTTGGTCAATATCTCAGAACAGCTGACCGAAAAGGATATTTTCAATAAGTTTCTACGAGTTACCGTTCCTTTTCACTCCCATCACATGGAGCCACTGAAGGATGAGTTGATTGATTCTCTGAAAAGTTTAGTTCCATCCAAAGCTAAAATCGACCTATACTCAACCGTAACGGGCAAGCAAGAAGATGGCAGCCATCTGGTAAGTGAATACTGGTACGACAATGTGCGTGAACCGGTCTATTTCGCATCAGCATTGGAACAAATGGTAGAGGATGGCTATGATTTCTTTATCGAAATTGGCCCTCACCCAGCCTTATCATCGGGCGCGGAACAAGTCTTTGAAATGAAGAACTCAAGTGCCGTCATCTTCCCTTCTATTAAAAGAAAGGAAAACGAAAAGCTTCGATTCTTGCAAACACTTGGAAGTCTATACACCCACGGAATCGAGTTGGATTGGGACGCCATCTATCCAACGTCTAACCTCATCTACGATCTACCCAATTATACCTGGGATCTAAAATCCTTCTGGCACGAACCTGCTAAACACAGAGCCAGAAGGCTGAACAAAAAACTTCACCCATTGATCAAAGAGTATAAAGAATCGGGGTTAGGAGAAAATGACTTCAGCTTTGAGGTGATGCTGGACAGAAGAACAGATCCCTACATCGACGATCACCGTGTCAATGATGCCATCATCTTTCCTGGAACCGGTCATTTAGAGATTGCCACTTCAGCAGCCATGATTGCCTTTGAGCAGGAGTTCGGATTTTTGGAGGACATCAATTTTGACAATGCACTGTTTCTACCGGAAGAAGGAGAACCAGCAGAAGTAAAAATAGAAGTATTCTCTGAGGAAGGCAGGTACTGCATCCTGACCAAGGATACTCAAAAAGAAGATGCGCAGTGGATTAAAAACTCGAACGGAAAAATGAACATGCTGGGAGATCAATTCATCTCCAAGCATGTGAAACTGAATGAAATCAAGCATCGAGTGAATGATCGATTGCCTGTCCAGCCCATGTATCTGGAACTCAAAAAATGTGGGCTTCAGTACGGACCCGCATTCAAACTCATCAAAAACCTGTGGGTAGTAGGACCAGAAATTCTGGCTAAAGTAGACCTGCATGAGTCATTGGAATATGGAGTAGAGGACTACAACCTCCACCCTGCAGTCCTGGATGCTTGTCTCCAAAGTATGTTCGCGGCTAAAATGAGTGATGATGACGAAGAGCGGGGCATTTACCTCCCCACTCACATCGATCGATACAAGTTTCATGCGAAACCCAAATCCAAATCTGTCTACAGCTACATTCAGGTGGAAGAAGCCAGCTCAGAGTTTCTAAGAGGAGACTTTTGGATCATGGATGAGGATGGCAGTTTGGTTGCCGAGATCCAAGGCATCGATTTCAAATACATCGAAGGGTCAAGAAAGCAGGAAGAAGATGTTTCTTATTCTGGCTGCTTCGAATTCGAGTGGGACGAAATCAAGCCTTCTGAATTCAAGCCTTCACACAATACGATTCTTGTCATACGTGAAGAAGATTTTGTGATCAAAAGCCTGAATAAAAAGTTGGTTGACAATAACACAACTTTGATTCACTCGATGATTACAGACTACTCTGACAGAGAAATGGTCCGCGCTGAGTTGAAGAAGGTCAAGGAAATGAACCCGACCTTGAACCGAGCAATAATCACTCTACCACTGACTGAAAAACAAGGGGATCTGAAGAATAATGCGGTAAACCTCAGCTGGAAAATCCTGAATATCTTCAATGCCATCATTCAGGAAGAACTACAGTTCTCCATCTGGATTGTCAATCAGAATGCTGAAAATGTACTGGAATCAGATCCTCAAATCAACCTGGCTCAGGCACCAACTTATGGACTATCCAGAGTTATGTTCAACGAATACCCGATGGTCACTTGTAAAGTCGCCGATCTATCGGATATCGAAAACGAAAAGGAAACTGCCAATCTGGCCAATATCATCTCTTCTCCATCCAATGGAGGAACAGAATCTGATTTGGCCTTTAGAGGCAAGCGAATATTCTCCAAGCGTCTGCAAGCAGTCAGCAAGGAAAAGGTTCAGGAAGAGTCTTCCTTGGAATTGGCCGCTTCTGGTTCTTACTACCAGACTGTCCTGAGAGAACAGGGCATGATCGATTCTATCGCTTTCCGTCAAACAGTTGCTCAACCTTTGTCAGATTCAGAAATTGAGATAGACATCAAAGCAGCAGGAATCAATCGCCGAGATTTATGGAACATCCAGGGATCTCTGAGCGAAGAAAGCCTGGCAGGCGGACTAGCCGGCAGTCAGATTGGACTCGAGTGTAGCGGAGTTGTTTCCAGAATTGGCAGCAAAGTATCCCATGTCAAACCTGGCGATGATGTTCTCGCCTATGCAGCAAATTCTTTTGCGGGCAAAACGATTAGTCAGTCTCACTGTGTAGTCAAAAAGCCGAATACGCTCTCCCATGAGGCTGCTGCTACTATCCCAGTCGCTTATCTCACTGCCTATTATTGCATGGTACAGCTTGGGCAGATCGAAAGCGGGGAACGCATTTTGATCCATCAGGCAACGGAAGATGCAGGCTTGGCAGCCATCTCCCTGGCCAAATGGAAAAAGGTAGAGATATATGCCACAGCTGACACAGATGACCAACGAAAGCTGTTGACAGAAATGGGCATCTCCTACGTCTACGACAGTCAATCTGCGACCTTCTACGATGAAGTCATGAAAGACTCCAATGGAGAAGGTGTAGACCTGGTACTCAATACCCTGAGTGGAAAGGCGATTGTTCAAAGCATCAAATGTCTTCGTGCCTTTGGTCGTTTCATTGAGTTGGGCAAGAAGGATATTTACCAGGATATTAGCCTGCACCTGAAACGATTCGGAAATAATCTGAGTTACTCCGCAGTGGATCTGGACAGACTCATGGCTCAGAAGCCTCAAAAAGCTGCGATCATGTTCAGAGAAGTCATGGAGCTGATAGAGAACAAATCTATCCAGCCGCTGACCCAACAGGTATTCAGCATCAATGATCTATCAGAAGCGCTTCAGTCTTTATCGAAAGAAGAATCAATTGGCAAAACGGTGGTAAGCATGGAAGGAGAAACAGTCCATGCCCTTCCTCTAGAGCAGATTCAATTCGCTCCTGACAAATCCTACATCATCACAGGTGGTGCCAGCGGATTTGGAATAGAGATAGCCAAATGGATGGCCGAAAAAGGTGCCAAGCACCTGGCTCTGGTCAGTAGAAGCGGTCCGAAAAACGACTATGATTACAGCTGGATCAACAAGATGAAACAGAGTGGCGTAGATATCATGATCGAAAACCTCGATTTGTCTCAAATCGAACAGGTCAAAAAGATGACGCAAAGAGTTCACGAACATGCACCGATTGGTGGAGTGATTCATGGTGCGGCTGTATTGCAAGATGCTACCATCTCCAGAATGGACAAAGCCCTCTTTGAGAAAGTCTTCGTACCAAAAGCCATGGGTGCCTGGAACCTACACCAGACTACCGAAGACTTAGATCTAGACTACTTCCTTTGCTTCTCATCTGTGTCGTCAGTGGTAGGCGTACCGGGTCAGTCCAACTATTCCTCGGCCAACAACTTCCTGGACAAGTTGGTGGACTACAGAAAGCAAAAAGGCCTCCATGCCCAAAGCATCAACCTGGGTGTACTGGGACAATATGCCGGTATGACCAAAGATGGAAACGGGGCTGTCTTGAATGTATTGGATAGTCAGGGCTGGATCCCATTGACACTGAAACAAATCCTGAGCAAACTGGAAAAGCTAATGCTAGAAGGCGATCGCATCCGTATGGCTACCAATGTAGACTGGTTGCGCTTCAGAGATTTTTTCCAGCACTTGAGAAAAGATGGAAAATTTGCTCACCTGTTGACGGACGAGGTGCTAAAAGTAGGTGCTTCAAAGAGCAATGGCGAAGGATTGCGTGAAACCATCATCGCAGCAGAAGATCAGGCCCCAGCGCTTCTTATCGAGCACTTGAAAGGTTCACTGGCCAGAATACTGGGTACTACGGCTGATAAGCTGAACGAAGGTAAATCCATCTCTGCCATTGGGTTGGACTCTCTGATGATGAACCAATTGAGAAACTGGATACTTCAAAAACTGGAAATCAACTATCCATTGATGAGACTGTCGAAAGGTCCGAGTATAGTGGAAATCGCTGACCATTTGCTGGAGAATCTAAAAAGCTCTGCCAACGAAAGCGTAGAGCAAGTCCTGGAGGATGAATCAGGTATCACTTCAGAAGAGGATATCGAGGTGATCAACGAATGGTTCGTTCACAAAAAGCGAGAGGCCAGTGAAACAGAAGGCAAAATCAAGCTCTTTATGTTTCACTCCATGGGAGCGGGTGCTTCGATGTTCGATCACTTTCTCTACAATGTACCTGATGGCACAGACGTCTATGCCGTGCAGATGCCAGGACGGGAAAACAGAAAGCACGAAGATCTCTACACGGATTTCACACTCCTATTGGATGATCTGGAAAACGAAATCCTGCCACTATTGGATGAACGCTTCGCTTTCTTTGGACACAGTTTTGGTGGTATGGTGGCCTTCGAGCTTTCCAGACGATTGCGTCGAAAGTATGGTAAAACACCGCTGCATTTCTTCTGCTCGGGGACGATGGCTCCTCAGATGACCATAACCTGGAAGAACCGCGATGTACTGAAACAGTCTGCCATCTCGAGCAATTCGGAACAGAAACTTTTGGGACTGATGAGCTATATCGATGATGTCAACTATGTCAAGAAAATCCTTCCGATTTTGAGACTAGATATGGCACTATTGACGAGCTACGAGTTTCAGGAAGAGGATCGATTCGATTTCCCCATCACGGTTTTCTCTGCGATAGAAGATGAGGTGACATTGCCTGAAGAGATGCGTCCATGGGAGGACCTCACGAACGCCAAATTCAAGCAGGAACTGGTGCATGGCGATCACTGGTTCGTTAGTCGCAACAAGGACTTCATCAGAGAGAAAATCAGCGATGATCTGAGAACGGCCTTGACCATCGACGAAGAAGTATTGATGCAAAAATAA
- a CDS encoding methyl-accepting chemotaxis protein: protein MSDFLIFVTIIACVCVPFSYITNWYLFRKSFIYGPINWIILSMFTISINSSVVGFFGLVHLWYLVPIALVTIFKAFYALSRSVELPMKKINESFDTLGQGDLSMDVSDKDLKRNDEIGRFFKSLNGFTEKLREASSFAQSMGNGDLGVKFEALSDRDVLGQSLITLQSKLSEVVRETNEVVKEAGANGNLKAKIDVANKAGVWAELTLSVNQLLSSIATPVLEVNRVVNAMAQGDLTQRYELEANGQINEMTNGLNRALDNLNDILLIISNRAQEIGESAYEMLTSGEEMNTNTREIASAIEQMSHGAQTQVSRVDQSSTLVEVMMNNAREMGEKTDSINSAAKKGVSSSEEGAKIAKYVVNSVGEISEYSNKTTESMKVLTERSKEISRVLGVITDIASQTNLLALNAAIEAAQAGDAGRGFAVVAEEIRKLAEGSRKSASEIETLIADVQKDTAEAAGVIDTMNGIVKSTVDASSRAEIVFQEIENASTETLGYSEAILQATNMQSDNIGKVVNITEEVVVIAEQTAAGTEEVSSSATELSAGMNNYIEKSNWLNDVSKQLKDGVAKFTLRGDMKLVNLVEKIDDDQASTEEYIEEEEFEEKES, encoded by the coding sequence ATGAGTGATTTTTTAATTTTCGTAACAATCATTGCGTGTGTTTGTGTCCCTTTTTCTTATATAACCAATTGGTACCTTTTTAGAAAGTCTTTTATCTATGGTCCAATTAATTGGATCATACTATCCATGTTTACCATTTCCATCAACTCGAGTGTGGTTGGTTTTTTTGGGTTGGTTCATTTATGGTACTTAGTTCCAATAGCTTTGGTCACCATATTCAAAGCATTCTATGCATTGAGTAGGAGTGTCGAGCTCCCGATGAAAAAGATCAATGAATCTTTTGATACCCTGGGGCAGGGAGATTTGTCCATGGATGTGTCTGACAAAGATTTGAAGAGAAATGATGAAATAGGTCGTTTTTTCAAATCCTTAAACGGGTTTACTGAAAAGCTTAGAGAGGCTTCTTCCTTTGCTCAATCCATGGGGAATGGAGATTTGGGTGTCAAATTTGAAGCTTTGAGTGACAGAGATGTTTTAGGTCAATCCTTGATCACTCTTCAATCTAAGTTGAGTGAGGTCGTAAGAGAAACCAATGAAGTAGTTAAGGAGGCAGGTGCTAATGGCAACCTGAAGGCCAAAATTGACGTGGCGAATAAAGCTGGGGTTTGGGCAGAATTGACTTTGTCTGTCAATCAATTGCTATCCTCAATTGCCACACCGGTATTAGAAGTGAATAGGGTAGTCAATGCGATGGCGCAGGGAGATTTGACTCAGAGATACGAGCTGGAGGCCAATGGTCAGATCAATGAGATGACGAATGGCTTGAATAGGGCTTTGGACAATTTGAATGATATTTTGTTAATTATTTCTAACCGGGCACAGGAGATTGGAGAGTCTGCTTATGAAATGTTGACTTCTGGTGAAGAAATGAACACGAATACACGTGAGATTGCCAGTGCTATTGAGCAGATGAGTCATGGTGCCCAGACGCAAGTGTCGCGTGTAGATCAGTCTTCGACCCTTGTAGAAGTCATGATGAACAATGCCCGTGAAATGGGAGAAAAAACAGATTCCATCAACAGTGCAGCCAAAAAAGGAGTGAGCAGCAGTGAAGAAGGTGCAAAGATTGCCAAGTATGTGGTGAACAGTGTAGGAGAGATCTCTGAGTACTCCAATAAAACCACTGAATCTATGAAGGTGTTGACTGAGCGTTCTAAGGAAATTTCCAGAGTGTTGGGGGTTATCACGGATATTGCGTCTCAGACCAATTTGTTAGCACTGAATGCAGCGATAGAGGCGGCTCAAGCGGGTGATGCAGGTCGAGGATTTGCTGTAGTGGCAGAGGAGATTCGTAAGTTGGCTGAAGGATCAAGAAAATCTGCCAGTGAAATTGAAACACTGATTGCAGATGTACAGAAAGATACTGCGGAGGCTGCAGGCGTGATTGATACCATGAATGGTATCGTAAAGTCTACAGTAGATGCCTCATCTCGTGCTGAGATAGTCTTCCAGGAAATTGAAAATGCTTCTACTGAAACTCTAGGTTACTCAGAAGCGATTCTTCAAGCGACTAATATGCAGTCTGATAATATCGGTAAGGTCGTGAATATCACAGAAGAAGTAGTAGTGATTGCTGAACAGACTGCAGCGGGCACTGAGGAGGTGTCTAGCTCAGCTACAGAGCTATCGGCCGGGATGAATAACTATATTGAGAAATCCAATTGGCTCAATGATGTCTCGAAACAGCTCAAGGATGGAGTAGCTAAGTTTACCCTCCGAGGAGATATGAAACTGGTCAATCTCGTTGAAAAAATAGATGATGACCAAGCTTCCACTGAGGAATACATAGAGGAGGAAGAGTTCGAAGAAAAGGAGTCCTGA